A genomic stretch from Pseudodesulfovibrio senegalensis includes:
- the nikA gene encoding nickel ABC transporter substrate-binding protein codes for MARVFRLYFVATFVLLVLAVCPGLLQAGQKDTLNYSWSTNVGPLNPHAYSPSQMFAQAMVYEPLVAYGEGGKILPWLAESWTVSPDGKTYVFTLRKGVLFSDGTPFDAKAVKMNFDAVLKNAQRHGWLEFIAQIDSTKVLDSHTFQLNLKHAYYPTLQELCLIRPMRFLSPSGFPDSGDTFKEIKAPIGTGPWKLVETRKGEYDLFEANEHYWGTKPRFKRLLIKVIPDSDGRAIAFDTGEIDLIYGSGGHGSGQIGLDTYARYAARKDLVADASEPLATRVMAINSKRFPTNDIAVRKAILHGVNKAAIVKHIFLGVEPPADTLFSPKMPYCNLGLAPYSFDAAKAGALLDAAGWKRADGADYRTKDGKELAFDLCFVGNDSLQKSVAEVMQGDLKRIGVKVRLVGEEKDSFLTRQKNGEFGMIFGDTWGTPYDPHSFCSSMRKPSHADYQAQVGLPMKEKIDRAIGEALISVDEKERQDLYRYILTTLHEQAVYFPLSYMTNIYVHRPELKGVEFGRTKYEIPFEKMYMD; via the coding sequence ATGGCGAGGGTGTTTCGATTGTATTTTGTTGCTACATTTGTGTTGCTTGTGCTGGCCGTGTGCCCCGGTCTGCTGCAGGCGGGTCAGAAGGATACCTTGAACTATTCGTGGTCCACGAACGTGGGACCGCTGAACCCGCATGCGTATTCACCGAGCCAGATGTTCGCGCAGGCCATGGTTTACGAGCCGCTGGTGGCCTATGGCGAAGGCGGCAAGATCCTTCCGTGGCTGGCTGAATCGTGGACCGTTTCCCCGGACGGCAAGACCTATGTCTTCACGTTGCGCAAGGGCGTGCTCTTTTCCGACGGCACGCCCTTTGACGCCAAGGCCGTGAAAATGAATTTCGACGCGGTGCTGAAAAACGCGCAGCGTCACGGCTGGCTGGAATTCATCGCCCAGATCGATTCCACCAAGGTGCTGGACAGCCACACCTTCCAGCTCAACCTCAAGCATGCCTATTATCCGACATTGCAGGAACTCTGCCTGATCAGGCCCATGCGTTTCCTTTCGCCCTCGGGTTTCCCGGACAGCGGCGACACCTTCAAGGAGATCAAGGCCCCCATCGGCACCGGGCCGTGGAAGCTGGTGGAAACGCGCAAGGGTGAATACGACCTGTTCGAGGCCAACGAGCATTACTGGGGCACCAAGCCGCGTTTCAAGCGTCTCCTGATCAAGGTCATTCCCGATTCCGATGGCCGGGCCATTGCCTTTGATACCGGCGAGATCGACCTGATCTACGGGTCGGGCGGGCACGGCAGCGGCCAGATCGGTCTGGACACCTATGCCCGCTATGCGGCCCGCAAGGACCTTGTCGCCGATGCTTCCGAGCCGCTGGCCACCCGCGTGATGGCCATCAACAGCAAGCGGTTCCCCACCAACGACATCGCCGTGCGCAAGGCCATCCTGCACGGGGTGAACAAGGCCGCCATCGTCAAGCACATCTTCCTTGGCGTGGAGCCTCCGGCAGATACCCTGTTTTCCCCGAAAATGCCCTATTGCAACCTCGGGCTGGCTCCGTACTCGTTTGATGCCGCAAAAGCGGGCGCGCTGCTCGACGCAGCCGGGTGGAAGCGTGCCGATGGCGCGGACTACCGCACCAAAGACGGCAAGGAACTGGCTTTTGATCTGTGCTTCGTGGGCAACGATTCCCTGCAGAAATCCGTTGCCGAAGTCATGCAGGGCGACCTGAAACGCATCGGCGTCAAGGTGCGTCTCGTTGGCGAGGAAAAGGATTCGTTCCTCACGCGCCAGAAGAACGGCGAGTTCGGCATGATCTTTGGCGACACGTGGGGAACCCCGTATGATCCGCATTCCTTCTGCAGCTCCATGCGCAAGCCTTCCCATGCGGACTATCAGGCGCAGGTGGGACTGCCCATGAAAGAGAAAATCGACCGGGCCATCGGCGAGGCGCTCATCAGCGTGGATGAGAAGGAACGGCAGGATCTCTATCGCTACATCCTGACCACCCTGCACGAACAGGCCGTGTATTTCCCGCTTTCCTACATGACCAATATCTACGTGCACCGGCCGGAGCTGAAGGGTGTTGAATTCGGGCGTACCAAGTACGAAATTCCGTTTGAAAAAATGTACATGGACTAG
- the bioA gene encoding adenosylmethionine--8-amino-7-oxononanoate transaminase, with the protein MNGYFITGTDTDVGKTLVTAALLRALLDRGESALAVKPVQTGCTETGTGLLVPDVEIYARLAAPLFPQGYPHACCRTFIPACSPHLAAKLAGETLDADALARAVRELAQDRDTVIVEGAGGAAVPLNQRQTMFDLMQRLDLPVIIVADNKLGAVNHALMTVEAVRNRGLRVAGVVMTNTTPATDEDVSLRRDNVETIARHGNISILADIPFLSGPDFDMELVRHAAQALNVLDANDRVPDTADAMRFDREHVWHPYTSATNPLPTARVRSARGVRIVLEDGRELIDGMASWWCAIHGYGHPELDAAARAQLGRMCHVMFGGLTHAPAIELCRTLCEMTPESLEHVFLADSGSVSVEAAIKMALQYMQADGQTKRTKLFTVRGGYHGDTCGAMSVCDPDNGMHHLFSGLLPQQIFAPRPDCAFHEPFDPASLDEAAHILEQNSEHVAAIIVEPIVQGAGGMRFYHPHYLKGLRELADKHGVLLILDEIATGFGRTGKLFACEWSNVEPDIMCVGKALSGGCMTLAATLATRRVAHTISADGGVFMHGPTFMGNPLACAVANASLGLLRTTDWKTRVNNIETWLNESLAPCRSLPGVADVRVLGAIGVVEMNEAVNVARLQEFFIEKGVWLRPFGRLIYMMPAYVMARNEIGQLAATVFEAIQTNRHR; encoded by the coding sequence ATGAACGGATATTTCATTACCGGAACCGACACCGACGTCGGCAAGACTCTCGTTACTGCGGCTCTTTTGCGCGCCCTGCTGGACAGGGGCGAATCCGCGCTGGCCGTCAAGCCGGTGCAGACCGGCTGCACTGAAACCGGCACCGGCCTTCTGGTGCCGGACGTGGAAATCTATGCCCGGCTGGCCGCTCCCTTGTTCCCGCAGGGCTACCCGCACGCATGCTGCCGCACGTTCATCCCGGCCTGCTCGCCCCATCTGGCCGCCAAACTGGCGGGCGAAACTCTGGACGCGGACGCACTGGCCCGTGCGGTACGGGAACTGGCACAGGATCGGGACACGGTTATCGTGGAAGGCGCGGGCGGCGCGGCCGTGCCCCTGAACCAGCGCCAGACCATGTTCGACCTCATGCAGCGCCTCGACCTGCCCGTGATCATCGTGGCGGACAACAAACTGGGCGCGGTGAACCACGCGCTCATGACCGTCGAGGCGGTGCGCAACCGGGGCCTGCGCGTGGCCGGGGTGGTCATGACCAACACCACGCCCGCCACGGACGAAGACGTTTCCCTGCGCCGCGACAACGTGGAAACCATTGCCCGTCACGGCAACATCTCCATTCTCGCGGACATCCCGTTCCTGTCCGGCCCGGACTTCGACATGGAGCTGGTGCGCCATGCGGCGCAGGCCCTGAACGTGCTTGACGCGAACGACCGCGTTCCAGACACCGCAGACGCCATGCGCTTTGACCGCGAGCACGTCTGGCATCCGTACACTTCGGCCACGAACCCGCTGCCCACGGCCAGGGTGCGCAGCGCGCGCGGCGTGCGCATTGTCCTTGAGGACGGGCGCGAGCTCATCGACGGCATGGCCTCGTGGTGGTGCGCCATCCACGGCTACGGCCACCCGGAACTGGATGCGGCGGCGCGCGCCCAGCTGGGACGCATGTGCCACGTCATGTTCGGCGGCCTGACCCACGCCCCGGCCATCGAGCTGTGCCGCACCCTGTGCGAAATGACGCCCGAATCCCTTGAACACGTTTTTCTGGCGGATTCCGGCTCGGTGAGCGTGGAGGCGGCCATCAAGATGGCCCTGCAATACATGCAGGCGGACGGGCAGACAAAACGCACCAAGCTGTTCACCGTGCGGGGCGGATACCACGGCGACACCTGCGGGGCCATGTCCGTGTGCGACCCGGACAACGGCATGCACCATCTCTTTTCCGGCCTTTTGCCGCAGCAGATATTCGCGCCGCGCCCGGACTGTGCGTTCCATGAACCGTTCGATCCGGCCAGCCTTGATGAGGCCGCACACATTCTGGAGCAGAACAGCGAACACGTCGCGGCCATCATCGTGGAGCCCATCGTGCAGGGCGCGGGCGGCATGCGGTTCTACCATCCGCACTACCTGAAAGGGCTGCGGGAGCTGGCGGACAAACACGGCGTGCTGCTCATCCTCGACGAGATCGCCACGGGCTTCGGCCGCACGGGCAAGCTCTTTGCCTGTGAATGGAGCAACGTGGAGCCGGACATCATGTGCGTGGGCAAGGCGCTTTCCGGTGGCTGCATGACACTGGCCGCAACGCTGGCCACGCGCAGGGTGGCCCATACCATTTCCGCGGACGGCGGCGTGTTCATGCACGGTCCCACCTTCATGGGCAATCCGCTGGCCTGCGCCGTGGCCAACGCCAGCCTCGGCCTGCTGCGCACGACCGACTGGAAAACACGGGTAAACAACATCGAAACGTGGCTGAACGAATCCCTTGCCCCGTGCCGCAGCCTGCCGGGCGTGGCGGACGTGCGCGTGCTCGGGGCCATCGGTGTCGTGGAAATGAACGAAGCCGTGAACGTGGCCCGACTACAGGAATTTTTCATCGAAAAAGGCGTGTGGCTGCGCCCGTTCGGCAGGCTCATCTACATGATGCCCGCCTATGTCATGGCCCGGAATGAAATCGGACAGCTGGCCGCGAC